AGGGCGGTTCCAGTCTGCGACAAGCCACTTCATTCCAGTCAATCGTCTTGAAAAATGGGTGCATTCGTACGGGCTCGCCGTCTGCTACTGTACTACCCAGGCGCGAAACAACACCTCTCTGTATCGACGAAAACATGGATCATAAACTAAATTATTTGAAACAAGGGAAAATACACTACCCACCTTTAACAGCCTGCGAATCAAATCACGGGCGTCTGGCGTTAAATAAGGGGGAAGGTTCAATTTTCCCTTCAGGATTTTCTCGATGgttttctttcgattttcaGCCGTAAATGGGGGCTAGAAAAGAAGAGGATAACTTTGATTGACGGCCATTGGTCAAATGTCAAAAGCgaaagattttaaaatacataCCGCTCCAGTCAACATATCATACATAAGGGCGCCAAGAGACCACCAATCTACTGCTTTTCCGTGGCCACTCCTCGTCAAAATCTCCGGAGCCCTATTGCACATACGCACACGACTCGCCGTGATTAACTGGGTCCAATTCATATTTTCTTAGTTCACTGACTTACATGTATTCGATCGTTCCACAAAATGTGTGCGTTACGCCTCCGTCTTCAACAGATTCTTTGCATAAACCAAAATCGGTCAATTTGACGTGGCCGTGTGCATCCAATAAGATATTCTCAGGTTTCAAATCACTAAGGTCAGAATTCGTTGGTTAgacagaaacacaacacccATAATTCAAGACGGAATTACCGATAGATGATGCCTTGGCAATGGAGATGCTCTAAAGCAAGAATGATTTCTGCTAGATAGAAGCTTGCTGTGTCCTCCATAAATATTCCTTCACGTTCAAGATGCATAAACAATTCACCTCCACTTAGATACTCCAATATTAGATAAAGTTTTCCTCCGGTTTGAAAGGCATAAATAAGGTCGACAATGAATGGATGCTTGACTGCCTCCAATATATTTCTCTCTGCTTTGGTGTGTGCTGTGTCTTTTTGATTGCGCACAATTGTAGCTTTCTTCAAAACCTTCATGGCAAAAATGTGGCCAGAATCCTTGCCTGTCAGCTTTCTCACTTGGAAGACTTTGCCATAACCACCCCTCCCCAATACACGTCTCAGTTCAAAATCCTGAGGCCCTGTTTTTTCTGCACCAGGGTTTACTGTAGTCTCAGAAATCTGAACAGCCTCAACATCTGGCGAGCTATAGGTAAACACATAATTGTGTTGTTGAAACCTTCTATAGTGGATGTATAATATAACTTAATCTAGATCATTGGTGCACTTACTCCATATAGGAAGATGGAAGCAGGAATGGTTCCTTGTCAACAAGCTGGTCTTGCTAAATGAACAAATATGGAATGTGAAATCTTATTCCCAAGCTACAGGTCAAACTTGACCCTGAATCGAATTTGAAAGCAGCTTACTTCAACTTCAATCACGTCGTCATCAGACTCTCCGTCAAGCTCCACGTTGTTTCCATCCAAATCGTTGATATCGATGTCAAAAACTCCAGCCATTTTGGGAAATGAACGAAAAACTTTTACATTGAAAGGTAAGATATAAAACGTAACGCCTTGAGATATGAAATACTATGACGGCTTCACTGGATGAATCAACTCTAATTTCTCAAAAACACAGACTAGCAGAAGGTTTGTGAAGGGAAAACGTAAGCCACGAGTTAGCCAGTGAGAGCAAATGAGCAATATATAAGATCAACGTTGCCTCTATCGGGAATTTTAAACAATTTCGCAATAAGCAACGTTGAAAATAATCAATTATTAAAATAAGTTTAGGGTTAACTTAAAGTTTGttctttttaaacgtttttgttacagtttattttatttgaatgaaaacttgcaacttcttAGCGAAGCCTAGGGGTTCGACTAAACAACTTTTCAAGGTGAATGTTTACAATTTTACGTGAGTTACGTTCGGTACAAATTCAAGGATGGCTCATTACAATCCATCACAGAAAAACCCGCCTTGGGTTCGAAATAATGGTAACAACAAGTTAATAATTGCAAAGAACTATTGAAGATACTCGAGATCAAAACAATTTGGTCCAAATAGTTAATTTTTCTGATTCTTTTTAATGGCAGTTCAGCAACAGCCAATGTTGGCACAACAAATGACAGTTCAGTCTGTTGCGCTGAGTCAGCCAGC
This genomic stretch from Daphnia magna isolate NIES linkage group LG10, ASM2063170v1.1, whole genome shotgun sequence harbors:
- the LOC116931739 gene encoding ribosomal protein S6 kinase beta-2; amino-acid sequence: MAGVFDIDINDLDGNNVELDGESDDDVIEVEQDQLVDKEPFLLPSSYMDSPDVEAVQISETTVNPGAEKTGPQDFELRRVLGRGGYGKVFQVRKLTGKDSGHIFAMKVLKKATIVRNQKDTAHTKAERNILEAVKHPFIVDLIYAFQTGGKLYLILEYLSGGELFMHLEREGIFMEDTASFYLAEIILALEHLHCQGIIYRDLKPENILLDAHGHVKLTDFGLCKESVEDGGVTHTFCGTIEYMAPEILTRSGHGKAVDWWSLGALMYDMLTGAPPFTAENRKKTIEKILKGKLNLPPYLTPDARDLIRRLLKRGVVSRLGSTVADGEPVRMHPFFKTIDWNEVACRRLEPPFKPCLASADDVSQFDTRFTKQTPIDSPDDSTLSESANMVFHGFTYVAPSVLEEMHRPQVIKARSPRKGIFSQAHSMTTPFGGHRQPLAETAEPSNGVACSRTTGFYLNPIASQQLPQEYIDVEEMVWHDESPSISAATIPGSSQHFYPSNFPLPPHL